The nucleotide window TTGGTGAGGTCAGACAATTTATCCAATTACATCCCATAACATAGAATTAACTTGTATAACATTTTGTATAATACATTCTAAAAAATAGAATTTAATTCTGTAAAATGAAATTGTGTTCTATAACTTAGAATTACATTCTATAATGTAGAACTGAATCTTATGTAAAGAATCATATTCTATACTGCCGTATTTATTTCTATGTTTATGAACTCGGCAACTGCATTCTATGACATCGAATAAAGCTATAcgtatgtaaccgagtgccggaACAGTACAAGTCGAGCCGAAGTCCAATCAACCAGGATTGAGATATAGAGCTAATTAATTTCTCAGCCCTATAAAAACGTTTATGGGTACACAAAGGCACCCAAGAACACACAAGGAGACAGaagcagccagaccccatcacatgGAATTCTATCACATTGAATttttattaggccaaaaaaaaaaaattgtctgtttagggtaacccgaccgaccctatcgatttggcgccgacccaaaaacttttttttgatttcaaaaaaaaaaaaagaaaaaaaagaggtaaaaatgctaaaaagagacatttggcgtttctttctctccctttctctctgttttatttatacgttagttttgaaacatgtattcatcaaacataagaagtgaatgttcagccagcATAGCatttacaacaaaaaaaaaaaaaaaaaaaaaaaaaaaaaaaaaactacctacctaccgaccctactttttttggtcatgttaccctaaacagacaattttttttttgggccttatatacgtgtgacagggagactactgcgcCACAACAGGTGTCTAGCTGTTCGAGCTTTTAATAGTCCGATAGACAACTCTGTAGAGTTTGCTGTGAAaggtgacgcagtagtctccctgtcacgcGTATATAATAAACTTCATGTGCACATAGAACACAGCATTCTGTacatagaatgcattgtatgcACATAGAAAGCATTCTGTACATAGAACGCATTTTATGCGAATAGAAAGCAATATATACAAAAGGAATGCATTCTAAGCGCATAGTATGCATTataggggaaagtcgctaaacctggaacagttaaggagaaacagccgtaccagacaataaaatggatattgcaaagcattctttatattgtcacatactagactctatcagtaaataaacgaaccacaaaaaatgaaataaaagtcacgcaactcatcagactgatcataataaaaatgtctgcatttgttccaggttggacgcatgggtgtgtaaagtggaacactgtgttgtcaaactcggaacagaTACAAACACCCCATGACTCTCTTTCtacctctgtctgtgtctcacgcacacacatatacacccacacactctcattcacacacaaacaagcacactttaccacacacacaagataaataaatacgtcataacattttgattaagccaacttatgtaaatgtctttttttcaacatcatattttgatttttaccaaggaaataacaaatcggataacaatttaagccttaaatgtaaaacaaaaagataaataagggctaggtctaaaaaggactgaaaaacaaaaccttaaaaaaaaggtaaaaataggcaaagaaccgatttcacagacaatgtcctttgtcttctactgtcagcgcagtcatcgtgtgattactgtgtgcacttctggcactataacatatcctcaggggagttggtgccacacatgaagcagtaccacgaaatttcgcagcttcatttgtacccctcttctgttgactaatagatataaaagggctacctgcccaattgaccaaatgtaaaaatcaatacgcataaagtctcaaagcaaataagtaagaacagatttaagaactgattttgcagacacacaaaaattgctaagtacagagttcgaagtccttttgtccgctgctgtcagcgcagtcctcgtgtgcccactgtgtgcacctctggcactgtatcatgttctcaggggagttggtgccacacatgaagcagtaccaagtgctttcccccgggatagaacgcatcgtcgagaatgttctccttttttccctctgatcagaagatattcccctcttgtttctctgagcagaagattttgtagcttcattctttcctcttttctgttgacctgcacgcctttttgcaagtgGAATCTCCAGCTTTTTcttgtaaggagaagattgtttttttcgtgatgatctcttcgacgagcttgtggttgtgcattgcaggacatcagcagcaggtaagcttacatttgctgctgacaccaagcaatcataatgaccagaatctccatgtacagtgtacaaaacaacgatgggggtgacgttggcaaatttatttcagcttcaagaatgctattgattagttcttgttctatctctggtgttaacgtataaggtcttcctgtgaactttacttcttcttttgcaaatttgtttgtttccttctaaatgacttttaagaggtTTGACAGTAATaccatatgctcttgatgcgcaacgcaaacccatatctccgtttttcactgccgacaaagcgcagcccatttcttctagtaaccaccgccgttcgggtctcataatactgtcaaacaaattaatcaatcattcaataaaacttattgaaagaaaaaacacaacaaaactgaaaagataattgaatacgtgaataaaacagccgtgttctgtttattgtttgatgagggtaagatggaacagaatgcggcaaagctggaacactgttccatgtttgcctctcttatgtgttccatcattgccgcatatggcacctgcatggatttcgcgtttttctattggatacacgtgacgtttcaaatattttttttccgttcaagttattgcaaatctttgaaggtttatcacagcaatcaacattttacgtgaacgtatgtagataaagagtaataatacaaattgtagacggtagaaataagaataaggaggaagaaaagtttaaaaaacgtacaattttttttgttttgccgcggtagtcatttttttttgctggaataatatcaaggaatgtcactggacatttctgcaaaacaattgttcataAATTGTTCtccgttgatcgcatattgaggtgttccaagttggccgactgttccgggattggcgactttcccttacgCACAGAATGTCCAAATAATTAATTATCAGACACATGCACAGGAAAGTCAAACTGACATGTCTCAATCCAAAAAGACTGCCATAAGAAATCGTAAAGGCTTTGTAAGCGTCGTACATCGTaaataaaaatttgaaaaaaaaaatgttgcactAGCTTTTTTTCCAACCAAACAGAAACGCTCATTTTTGGAAGGAGTAAAGAAATATCGCCACTTTTTTAAGAACAAGCATCTCTGTTTTCCTAGTCAAGGATGATAAAAAGCAAGCTATGTCATTTTCTAAGCATACCTTTACTATTAACTTTCTATACCTTTTTTCAATTTCATCCTTTGTGATAATGCTGTCGCTATATATAATCTTTAGTTTTGAACCAACGCTCCGTCCGAAAGAATATGTGTCATTTGATAGTGTTTTTCATTATGGAGGAAATTCTCGAAGGTACCGAGCATAACGAATTGTATATAATGTGTGTAATGTTTAAGTTGACAAACTTTCTGTGAATACAGTGATATCAATTTGTTGCTGTAGaagatcatcatcattatcatcctcACAATGTTGCAGGTGGTCCGCAACTGCTCATTGGACCTCCTCCTGTCACGTGCATAATGCGACCAATGACTAAAGGCTGTACTTTAACGCTCTCCAAGGATGGGATATTTCTTGCGCAAGTTGGCCCGGCTTTGGAAACCACCGGCAATGACTTGACAATTCAAGCGTATGGTAAGGACAGGTTTTGTCTTTTACTTCCCAGTTTATTGCAAGATTGGCTGTTTGTTAATTATACCGTAGTGCAATATAGAGATTGTGATAAATATCAAGAAAAATAATCTAATGTATAGTGTATTTGTAATGTTATATAGCCATAACATGATAGCACACTGAGTTGGTGTTATTGGCAATAGTCGTGCTTAGTAATAAAATTATGTTTGTCTTATATGAGTTTTTGTCTGAATAATtgttatcaaaatgtttttttataatCGATGACAGGTAAGTTGGATGCGTcgaatttttttctttattttaatgttttcattttaatggacatttttgttgttattgttcttgttcaAAAAGTTCAATACCAGCTAGAATGTCTCATCTTTTGATTAAATCCAAATTTTCGGCTAGCAGGCCTTCTTCAAGGTTTCATAGACCAGGCGTCTATGGTTACAACACATTTATCAATGGAACATTTTTAAACATTTAAAAATGAGTGTTTAAAAGGTTATTGACTTTACCCAAGTTCAACCCATACCTTCGTGTATGTCCTGGACGTTTTGTTTCTCACAATTTCTGAAAGTATTCCTCACACAATAGTCCATCGAGCACCGCAAGTGAAAGACGTATTTGAGGCGAACCCTTTACTTCCGGTTATCTGAGTTATCTGCCGTGCACTGAAATCCGGTCGAACCGATGGTGTCGCTGGGGGCGCGCCAAAAACGAAGGGGTCTATTGCATATACTACCTCATGTGATATTGTGTGAGAAAAATTCAGCTGTCACTAATCATGAGGTCAAGTGATAAGCGGTTGGAGGTCACGTAAATACTTTCACGCCAGCGAGATCAATCCAGCTCGATTCAGTTGTTCCATTTTAGCAGCCGGATCTCTTTGATAAATATTTTAGTCGAAATTAGAAGGTACTAAAatcgttatttctaatatgctgactgtgaGCAattgataacagacatgtctcgaaAGATATCAACATTGGCCTGCCATTTGACGAAGATGTTCATTTCCTTGGCATCTCTGTCagtatattagaaataacttgCGAGTGTTTAGCTGCCTATTTATTCAAATTGTGCAGATGGGTCTGGAAACTACACATGTTGCCTGACCTGTCCTGACACACAGAAGATAAGTACAGGTGAGTTTCCTTCCTTACCTTCCTTTGCAGAGGCAAAACTCAGCTCAAGacgaaacgtgtgtgtgtgtgtgtgtgtgtatgtttgtgagtgtttgtgtgtatgtgtgtgtgtgtgtttgtgtgtgcgcgcgcgcgtgtgtgtgtgtgtgtgttgctaataactgctttttttttttactaatcCAGTGCACtgtatggctttttgaccaatcaggactgattctaAGTGACTCTCTAAATGTTAAAACGTTCAGGCaaggaccctttttgtttatcacgctaaaaagaataaagataaAGTAAAATTTGGAATTAACAATATCAGCGTTGATTCGAAATTTATCGCTCTGTTGGACAAGAAAAATCGAAGCAAATGAAAGCATGTtcaaacggtcatacacgtaaaattccactcgtgcaaaaaccacgagtgtacgtgggagtttcagcccacgaacgcagaagaagaagaagaagaagaaagcatgTTCAACATGGATTATCTTGAGAGATTTGTGTGtgaacgcatttgacctgtgaatattcatcacgccAGGAGAGTGATTGGCTGACCTGGGTCACGAGAATGCTTTGAATGACTGGCAAAATCAGATAGGAGCGATCCAGTTCCCATTGCAGGGGTTGCTTCGAAacccgttatttctaatatgctgactgttagcaaatgattaGAAATAACTTGTTGTAATGGTATTGTAGCCTGCGATATCAATTATGCCCATTATTTAGATGTTATGTGTACTATTCAGTAATTTCAACAACGACTACGGTTCCCGGAACTACGATACAACCCACAACTTTTCCACTATCCACAACGACTACCACAAATCCTCCAAGCACAGCGCAGCCAACAACTCCTCCAGGAACCGCCCAATCCACCACTGCCCAAGGTTTGTACTGCTAAACGTCTAGAGGAAAGGCAGAACACGTCACGCCGACATCTAATGTGAAGGATTCATGTTAATGAGATCGCACACCGATTGACCCAAaaataaactgagcaaaaaaatattgcacccatttttgtaccccaaactaaaacattcattcccgtgtcattttattcaaactgtatatgccattaaaggccttCCACTTGGCCATCTgccacacttttcggatcaaagatttctgttataggtatcacgtgactgccgccgaagtaagggttCCCCAAAAATCTACCTGACAAAAATCGAcacaaattcagaataggaATAGGCGCAACGTGGAAGCTTTTATATACGAGAGGAAAGCAAAACCAGTTATCCATCCCGAACAGGTTGTTTTGGTTTGCTATCTTGCATATCTCTTTTGTTATatcatttctactgatgcaggtatGGAGCGCAAAAGCAGGAAACAACGAGAGTTTTTTGCGTACATTTTGAGgtgtaccatgacaaaaagcgctgtatttcagcaatgactgaATGGATTGCTTTCAGGATCTCACCTCTACATACGCGACGTTCCTTGGGTAAAATCTTGGATTACTACAAGTTTGTATTCAGATGTTATGCACTCTTCCGGAAAATATTTTTAAACCCGTCACAGGTTTTTGaatttacatttaaaaaaaattatgactTTGCATGCATACAAACAAATTATTGTCAAAAGAACTGCCACAATTTCATTTGAGTATGACCACTGACCGAAATGTGCTAGCCATGTAAacaaatgagaaaaaaatggaacgttcaggcTGTTTGCTATTGGCAGCAGTTATCGCCGAGTGCCTATCAAAACATGCTGCTGCCACGGATGATTGGACATCGCTGTCGCACTGCAATCCTCCCCAAAAACGCGATCGTGTTTACAGGACCAGCAAACGTAAACTAGTGATTGTAATTAAAGGACACTTTGGCAGTATTTGTAACACTCATGTGTCTGTATTCCTGCAAAGCcatgatgttttttttttatgtaagcCTTAAAACCTATGAcacgttttaaaacattttccggaagaTTGCATATCATCTCAACAAATATCTGTAACGGTGCGACATTTTACCGGACATACTTGTAAGCCTCGTATGTAGACTTGAGCTCATTAAAGTTTCGAAGTAATCCATTtcgtcattgctgaaatacagcgctttttgtcatggtacccctaaAAATGGAAGCAAAACGCTCTCGTTTTCTATTGCTCAAGTgctccacacctgcatcagtagaaatgacataacacaagagatacgcaagatagcaGGCCAAatcaacctgttctggatagataattaatttggctttctcctcgttgctttttcaaatagtgaacagatCGCTTTCattcgcagttcaatatttaaaaaaaacctcgtgtaaatctggtacgacacagcaagccacgtagtattctctatatgtaGATTTCTTCTTTCCTCTCTTCTGTTGACCTGCATtcctttttgcaagtgaaatcgCCAGCTTTTGCTTTAAAGGAGAAGATGAGATGATTTCAGATAGTGTTTTTGTGGCTATTCTCTTCGACGAGTTTGTGGgtgtgcgttgcaggacatcagcggcagataggcttacatttgctgctgacaccaagcaatcataatgaccagaatctccatCTCCAGcgtacaaaacaacgatgggggtgacgttggcaaatttatcTCAGCTTCAAGAATGTTATTGACTAGTTCTTGTTCTAACTCTGGTGTAAGTGCAGAAGGTCTTTCTGTGcactttatttcttcttttgcaaTTTGATGTTTCCTtcttaatgttttttttaagtgtTGTGACAAGAACAccataattgtgaccctccaccacgaaatgagtcgcatgtcacctcacgcggttctgcgctaggcttaatataagtccggggagtgtctggtaacagtgtgagggtcaccttagtcacaggcttataactcaaacagttttcgctcttttctaaaatggttttcaccactggatagagcatacaaaactcttaaggaaaatttaaaaatatgaaaatcatgcaaaggtgacatacgactcatttcgtggtggagggtcacaatctGCTCTTGgtgcgcaac belongs to Littorina saxatilis isolate snail1 unplaced genomic scaffold, US_GU_Lsax_2.0 scaffold_1321, whole genome shotgun sequence and includes:
- the LOC138954599 gene encoding hepatitis A virus cellular receptor 1-like; protein product: MQLTPTKLGIAVLLAFSSIGIAVGGPQLLIGPPPVTCIMRPMTKGCTLTLSKDGIFLAQVGPALETTGNDLTIQAYDGSGNYTCCLTCPDTQKISTVISTTTTVPGTTIQPTTFPLSTTTTTNPPSTAQPTTPPGTAQSTTAQGLYC